From Sphingomonas nostoxanthinifaciens, a single genomic window includes:
- a CDS encoding type 1 glutamine amidotransferase domain-containing protein: protein MPTTPKALIVATHGFEQSELFEPRRALLDAGVDVRLASLALDPIQGTILDEKADTITPDALIADMRVDDFDMLVLPGGVANPDKLRTDAATVRLVRDFMAAGKPVAAICHGPWLLAEAEVVDGRTVTAWPSIRTDLRHAGATVIDKEVAVDGNLITSRQPEDLPAFNAALLAALGVEQRADA from the coding sequence ATGCCGACCACGCCGAAAGCCCTGATCGTCGCCACCCACGGCTTCGAGCAATCCGAACTGTTCGAGCCGCGCCGCGCGCTGCTCGATGCCGGCGTCGACGTCAGGCTCGCCAGTCTCGCGCTCGATCCCATCCAGGGGACGATCCTCGACGAGAAGGCCGATACGATCACGCCCGACGCTCTGATCGCCGACATGCGCGTCGACGATTTCGACATGCTGGTCCTGCCGGGCGGGGTCGCCAATCCGGACAAGCTGCGCACCGACGCGGCCACCGTCCGGCTGGTGCGCGACTTCATGGCCGCCGGCAAGCCGGTCGCCGCGATCTGCCACGGCCCGTGGCTGCTCGCCGAGGCCGAGGTGGTCGACGGGCGGACCGTCACGGCATGGCCGTCGATCCGCACCGACCTGCGCCACGCCGGGGCGACGGTGATCGACAAGGAGGTGGCGGTCGACGGCAACCTCATCACCAGCCGCCAGCCCGAGGATCTCCCGGCCTTCAACGCGGCCTTGCTCGCGGCGCTCGGCGTCGAGCAGCGCGCCGACGCCTAG